The genomic interval TGGCGCCAACCACTACTTCCTGGGCGGTAAGATTGAGGAGAAGACCATCGATGGCTGGGGATACTCCTACTACGTTGTGACACTGGCCGAAATGGCGGGGACGGCAATGCTTCCCATCGGCAACGCAGCGCACAAGAAGCTGCGCtttgtgccgctgcgcaccagCAACCTCTACCGCTACAACAGCAAGTTGCCCATCGTGGTGTACATGCCGAAGGACGGTGTGTTACGCTACCGCATCTGGTCTGCCAAATTATCCGGCAGAGGTAAGGCTAAGAGCATCAAAGCGAAGGAGATGTGAACAGCCATGTGCTACGCGACCCGTAGTGCCTCTCGCAGAAGCTTCTCCGCCGGTctgtgttctcttttctttctctcatGCCCAActcgtctgtctctctctctctcgtgctttCGGTATTGGATAAGTTATATCGCAAAGAAGGCTTCGTCTGCCTGGGTGTAGCTGCCCCTGCAGTTCGGAGTGTGT from Leishmania panamensis strain MHOM/PA/94/PSC-1 chromosome 15 sequence carries:
- the ISP2-2 gene encoding ecotin, putative (TriTrypDB/GeneDB-style sysID: LpmP.15.0500), translating into MSAAAGKTLAGYKAPYPKPTSRQRRYVILLDPKGDSAELNDYKVELIPGRVKLLDGANHYFLGGKIEEKTIDGWGYSYYVVTLAEMAGTAMLPIGNAAHKKLRFVPLRTSNLYRYNSKLPIVVYMPKDGVLRYRIWSAKLSGRGKAKSIKAKEM